The sequence ACCCTCCCTATAGCctagacctgtcccctccggacttcttcttgttcccgcgcctgaaaagaaagctgaaggggaagcgtttcgactccatcgaggcgatgaaaaaatctgtgacagccgaattgaaagcGATTCCggtggatgagtttaaaaaatgcttcctgcagtggaaggaccgctaccagcggtgtattgacgctcaagggtcctattttgaagaatattagttgtataagagaaaaggtttaataaaactgcttaaaaaaaataaggttcattacttttcaatcaaaccctgtaaagtGTTTCGTTTCAATATAGTGTTTATTTGGTTATTTCAGTTTTATATAGTAGTCGGTACATTCGAACATATGAAAATACTACTATTCTTCCAGTCACAATTCTCAAATTCTCATTACATTtcaccaaggcgaatctatcaAAGGTGGTAGGAATAGGCCAGctgatatttttctttcttgcgCCGTGCACGTGCGGATGTcagcataaaaattcaatttttgttatttaaaaattgcatttcgcaatgaatttaaattcaaaagttattatgaaaattttaaaataatttcaactcgacaaataaattgcttttatttttctcttttgccTTCATAAATAAATCACTTCTTTATCTTTTCACTTTGACGTGCCTTTTTATTGtgcaaaatgttgttgttggcctagtgccaccacctctaatgaattcgccttgcatTTTACATTACAAATTctctcaaattttaatttactcaaTGTTCTGGTTGTTCATCTTTTGAAATTTCCGCATTTATTTCTTTAGCCGCAGTAGTGGTAAATTGCATTTCCTCCGTGTCGGTTGAAGATTCATTATCTTCATCAACActagcatcatcatcatcatcatcgttctCACTCTTGAATAGCTGATTTGCCAGCATAGTTCCTTGCATTACAGTGCCCATAATAGGACCTACATTGATGTTCGGATACTCTGCCTTAACTATCTGCCCGAATACATTTAATATTGCATCGAAGCGTCGCTCTATGCGCCTATTAAAACGACGCTTATGTCGATAGTAACGGTCCTTTTCACTGAGTTGTCGCTCGGTTAGACGCTTTTGATAATTCCTCATGCGACCACCAGATGTGCTGGGCATTTGCTGCTGCGCGTTCgtatcaataaaaatttgttgttgtactGGCTCAGCAGTCCTTTCGATATCGCTTTGTGGTTCCATTTTCATTTCTACAATTTGTTCACCTGCTACATGCAGTCTCACCTGTTCCATGCCTTCGGTTACGCCATTGCATGTTATAGGCTGTTCAACGAGCATCGATTCTTGAGTGTCATTGCTTACGTCTGCAAAATAATTCAAGGGGAGCCCATTTTTCTTCGTATAAAAATCATGATCGGTGTTTGGTTGCGTTTTAAGCGCGTTGTTATCATTCGAATTGTTGTATTCATCATTCGTATCACTGCTGAAAACGTTGAGGCCATCTTCAGAGGAATTTGAACTATGATTGTCCTGTAGTTCGTCACGTGCTGATAGCGGTAGTGGTAATCGTACAGTTATTGGTAGGGCGTACGAATGCAAATTGGTGGTTTTGTGCGACATAAAACGGTGTATCGGTTCAAAGAATTCCCATTCCTGTGTAACTTTTTCGATCTCTTCAGCATCGTGCGTGCCATTTGGTATTACATCCAGACGATTTTGCTGCGAAAAGAAAAAGCGTGACCGTTCGAGTATTGCATGTGTAGGTACACATAATTAAGTGAGCCATAACTACCTTgtattgtttgtatttgttGACCATATTCGACCATTGCTTGCGCACAAAAAACACATTGTAATCATCTAACTTGGCCAAACTCACAATTTTCCTACAAATTATAAGTGcacataaagtaaaaaatgtgattgagtatgtatgtatgtatgcacatgtcaCTACTCACTTCCACGGCGCTACACTGGCGGTGGGTTTATTCGTGAAAAGCTCATCATGGTTGATGCGTGTCTCTACAAGTTGTCGCTTCTGATCAGTTGACCCTGCAATTGCATTGTGAAATTGACAATTATTGAGATTTCTTTTGAAAGTATTCATTTCTCGGCTTACATTTTTTCGCCACCTTTCTTTTCGCGTAAGAGTGTAATTCCATCGTCAACTTTCGCGGTTTACATTCTTCTTAAACTTATAATGCTACACTTGGGCCAAACTTCTTGTTGATTGTATTTAAACTTGTATATTTTTGCAGACTTCTCTGCTAACTGCAATTTATTGCCAGAACTGCACCCAAAGATAACCCGCATGCATTTTTTGACATTACATTACATCTTCTTCCTCGTTCTCAGCAGCTGAGCCACATACCGTGAATTTACGTACTCTGCTTACTTTTTACTGTGAATAGCTGCGCATTGGGTGCGTGTCTGTGCTATGGTCGCCAACTATTCACaaatgtt comes from Anastrepha ludens isolate Willacy chromosome 3, idAnaLude1.1, whole genome shotgun sequence and encodes:
- the LOC128857405 gene encoding uncharacterized protein LOC128857405 encodes the protein MELHSYAKRKVAKKWSTDQKRQLVETRINHDELFTNKPTASVAPWKKIVSLAKLDDYNVFFVRKQWSNMVNKYKQYKQNRLDVIPNGTHDAEEIEKVTQEWEFFEPIHRFMSHKTTNLHSYALPITVRLPLPLSARDELQDNHSSNSSEDGLNVFSSDTNDEYNNSNDNNALKTQPNTDHDFYTKKNGLPLNYFADVSNDTQESMLVEQPITCNGVTEGMEQVRLHVAGEQIVEMKMEPQSDIERTAEPVQQQIFIDTNAQQQMPSTSGGRMRNYQKRLTERQLSEKDRYYRHKRRFNRRIERRFDAILNVFGQIVKAEYPNINVGPIMGTVMQGTMLANQLFKSENDDDDDDASVDEDNESSTDTEEMQFTTTAAKEINAEISKDEQPEH